The Mesobacillus jeotgali genome window below encodes:
- a CDS encoding GNAT family N-acetyltransferase → MHWYEKLNQYFPIEEMKSKEHMETLLKERPEIYHKDEGPGHVLMYVETDDFVFIDYLFVSKTTRGQGLGHKLIEKLKEKGKPIILEVEPVNYEDTDTEKRLRFYKREGFEHARTVGYRRRSLATKEINEMEILYWSPDEASEDLVYEAMKKTYNMIHTYKDKKFYGASYQPVEEVLTVEDKRDDLLQDI, encoded by the coding sequence ATGCATTGGTATGAAAAATTAAATCAGTATTTCCCAATCGAGGAAATGAAATCAAAAGAGCATATGGAAACACTTCTAAAGGAAAGACCAGAGATTTACCATAAGGATGAAGGCCCTGGCCATGTTCTCATGTATGTAGAGACAGACGATTTTGTCTTCATTGATTACCTCTTCGTTTCGAAGACGACTCGAGGGCAGGGACTCGGCCACAAATTGATCGAGAAGCTGAAGGAAAAGGGCAAGCCAATTATCCTTGAGGTTGAACCAGTTAATTATGAGGATACAGATACTGAAAAACGCCTTCGTTTTTATAAGCGGGAAGGCTTCGAGCATGCCAGGACAGTTGGGTACAGACGCCGGTCGCTCGCTACGAAAGAAATCAATGAAATGGAAATCCTTTATTGGTCGCCGGATGAAGCATCAGAGGATTTGGTTTATGAGGCAATGAAGAAAACCTACAATATGATCCATACTTATAAAGACAAAAAGTTTTATGGTGCATCATATCAGCCAGTTGAAGAAGTCCTGACTGTTGAAGACAAACGGGATGATTTACTGCAAGACATCTAA
- the spxA gene encoding transcriptional regulator SpxA: MVTLYTSPSCTSCRKAKSWLEEHEISYTERNIFSEPLSIDEIKEILRMTEDGTDEIISTRSKTFQKLDVNLETMPLQELFEVIKENPGLLRRPIIIDEKRLQVGYNEDEIRRFLPRKVRTFQLREAQRLVN; this comes from the coding sequence ATGGTCACTTTATACACTTCACCAAGTTGTACCTCATGCAGAAAGGCCAAGTCATGGCTGGAAGAACATGAAATTTCATATACTGAAAGAAACATATTCTCTGAGCCTTTATCGATTGATGAGATAAAGGAAATTCTACGTATGACCGAAGATGGAACGGATGAGATCATTTCTACTCGTTCTAAGACCTTCCAAAAGCTTGATGTGAACCTGGAAACAATGCCTTTACAGGAATTGTTTGAGGTTATCAAGGAAAACCCTGGCTTGCTTCGCCGTCCGATTATCATTGATGAAAAACGCCTGCAGGTTGGATATAATGAAGATGAAATCAGACGGTTCCTGCCGCGCAAAGTGCGTACTTTCCAATTGCGTGAGGCTCAGCGTTTAGTAAATTAA